The following coding sequences lie in one Komagataeibacter sucrofermentans DSM 15973 genomic window:
- a CDS encoding aminodeoxychorismate/anthranilate synthase component II, with the protein MILLIDNYDSFTFNLVHYLGDLGEKCDVYRNDAISVEEALALRPEAIVISPGPCSPNEAGICCDLIAAAAGKVPVFGVCLGHQAIGQVFGGKVVRAPTPMHGKVSPVYHDGTDIFTGLPDPFNATRYHSLTVDPDSLPDTLVATAHTSDGVIMGLRHASLPIFGVQFHPESIASEYGHEIMANFLSIARGKNTPRKAA; encoded by the coding sequence ATGATCCTCCTGATCGACAATTATGACAGTTTCACGTTCAATCTCGTCCATTACCTTGGTGATCTGGGCGAGAAATGCGATGTGTACCGTAACGATGCCATCAGCGTGGAAGAGGCGCTTGCGCTCAGGCCCGAGGCCATTGTCATCTCGCCCGGACCCTGTTCGCCCAACGAGGCCGGGATCTGCTGCGACCTGATCGCCGCCGCCGCGGGCAAGGTGCCGGTTTTTGGCGTCTGCCTTGGCCATCAAGCCATTGGGCAGGTGTTTGGCGGCAAGGTGGTGCGCGCGCCCACGCCCATGCATGGGAAGGTCTCGCCGGTCTATCATGATGGCACCGATATTTTTACCGGCCTGCCGGACCCTTTCAACGCCACCCGCTATCACAGCCTGACGGTCGACCCCGACAGCCTGCCCGATACGCTGGTCGCCACTGCCCATACATCCGATGGTGTAATCATGGGCCTGCGTCACGCCAGCCTGCCCATCTTTGGCGTGCAGTTCCACCCCGAGAGCATTGCCTCGGAATATGGCCACGAGATCATGGCCAATTTCCTGTCCATCGCGCGTGGCAAGAACACACCGCGCAAGGCCGCCTGA